From the Microbacterium thalassium genome, one window contains:
- the recF gene encoding DNA replication/repair protein RecF (All proteins in this family for which functions are known are DNA-binding proteins that assist the filamentation of RecA onto DNA for the initiation of recombination or recombinational repair.), producing the protein MIVEHLSLVDFRNYAGAEVTLGPGPNVFVGRNGQGKTNLAEAIGYFATLGSHRVTADAPMVRDGADAAIVRERLAHGDRRIQLEVQINRQGSNKARVNGAAVKPAELPRYAQVVLFAPEDLQIVRGDPSARRRFADQLLIQRSPRMAGVLADYDRVLKQRTALLKSARARGLRADALPTLDVWDDKLVALGTEVIQARLQLASELAGPLAAAYEAIAGADHDPRITWALSVAGGDPEENPEEPVAEAETARLADAFRAALADRRASELERGLTLVGPHRDDLRLMLRGLPVKGYASHGESWSVALGLRLASAELLRAQSRLGDPVLILDDVFAELDAGRRARLAELVSDYEQVIVTAAVDSDVPQALRSRMVRVEAGTIAEAADD; encoded by the coding sequence GTGATCGTGGAGCACCTGAGTCTCGTCGACTTCCGCAACTATGCGGGGGCCGAGGTGACCCTCGGCCCCGGTCCCAATGTCTTCGTCGGACGAAACGGCCAGGGGAAGACCAACCTCGCCGAGGCGATCGGGTACTTCGCGACGCTCGGCTCTCACCGCGTCACGGCTGATGCCCCGATGGTGCGTGACGGGGCGGATGCCGCGATCGTGCGGGAGCGCCTCGCCCACGGCGACCGGCGCATCCAGCTCGAGGTGCAGATCAACCGGCAGGGCTCGAACAAGGCGCGCGTCAACGGCGCGGCCGTGAAGCCGGCTGAGCTGCCGCGCTACGCCCAGGTCGTGCTGTTCGCCCCCGAGGACCTTCAGATCGTGCGCGGCGACCCGTCCGCGCGGAGGCGCTTCGCCGATCAGCTGCTGATCCAGCGCTCTCCCCGGATGGCGGGTGTGCTCGCCGACTACGACCGCGTGCTGAAGCAGCGCACGGCCCTGCTGAAATCCGCGCGGGCACGGGGCCTGCGCGCGGACGCCCTGCCGACGCTCGATGTGTGGGACGACAAGCTGGTGGCGCTGGGCACCGAGGTGATCCAGGCGCGGCTGCAGCTCGCCTCGGAGCTCGCCGGCCCGCTGGCGGCGGCGTACGAGGCGATCGCCGGCGCCGACCACGATCCCCGCATCACGTGGGCGCTGTCGGTCGCGGGAGGAGACCCCGAGGAGAACCCGGAGGAGCCGGTGGCCGAGGCCGAGACCGCGCGGCTGGCCGACGCCTTCCGTGCGGCGCTCGCCGATCGGCGAGCGAGCGAGCTCGAGCGCGGCCTGACGCTCGTCGGCCCGCACCGCGACGACCTCCGCCTGATGCTGCGCGGGCTGCCGGTCAAGGGATACGCATCGCACGGCGAGTCGTGGTCGGTCGCCCTCGGCCTGCGGCTCGCATCCGCCGAGCTCCTGCGGGCCCAGTCGCGGCTGGGCGACCCGGTGCTGATCCTCGACGACGTCTTCGCCGAGCTCGATGCCGGCCGCCGAGCGCGCCTGGCGGAGCTCGTGTCCGACTACGAGCAGGTGATCGTCACGGCGGCCGTCGACTCCGACGTCCCGCAGGCGCTGCGCTCGCGCATGGTGCGCGTCGAGGCGGGGACGATCGCGGAGGCCGCCGATGACTGA
- a CDS encoding VIT1/CCC1 transporter family protein, producing the protein MTEPAPFHEAEPHRTDVSQRLNWLRAGVLGANDGIVSVAALVVGVAGATTDSTALLLAGIAGLVGGAISMALGEYVSVSSQRDSERALIAKEKRELEEMPAEELDELTELYRQRGLSHDTARQVAEELTAHDALAAHLEVELHIDQDDLVNPWHAALSSALAFTLGALLPLLAILLPPPEWRVPITFVAVIVALALTGTISAQVGGSGRRRSAIRLVVGGALALAVTWLIGTLLGTTVA; encoded by the coding sequence ATGACCGAACCCGCGCCGTTCCACGAAGCCGAGCCGCATCGCACCGACGTCAGCCAGCGGCTGAACTGGCTGCGTGCGGGCGTCCTCGGCGCCAATGACGGGATCGTCTCGGTCGCCGCTCTCGTCGTCGGCGTCGCGGGCGCGACGACCGATTCCACCGCGCTGCTGCTCGCCGGCATCGCCGGACTCGTCGGCGGCGCCATCTCGATGGCGCTCGGCGAGTACGTGTCGGTGAGCAGCCAGCGCGACTCCGAGCGCGCGCTCATCGCGAAGGAGAAGCGCGAGCTCGAGGAGATGCCCGCGGAGGAGCTCGACGAGCTCACCGAGCTGTACCGGCAGCGCGGACTGTCGCACGATACCGCCCGGCAGGTGGCCGAGGAGCTGACCGCGCACGACGCGCTCGCGGCGCACCTCGAGGTCGAGTTGCACATCGATCAGGACGATCTGGTCAATCCGTGGCACGCTGCGCTGTCCTCGGCGCTCGCGTTCACGCTGGGTGCGCTTCTGCCGCTGCTCGCGATCCTGCTGCCGCCGCCGGAGTGGCGCGTTCCGATCACCTTCGTCGCCGTCATCGTCGCCCTCGCTCTGACGGGCACGATCTCGGCCCAGGTGGGCGGCTCGGGGCGCCGGCGCTCGGCGATCCGGCTCGTGGTCGGGGGTGCGCTCGCCCTCGCAGTCACGTGGCTCATCGGCACGCTGCTCGGGACGACCGTCGCCTGA
- a CDS encoding NUDIX hydrolase: MDLRVAAYAVIVDAEDRLLLAHWNQSGRSGWTMPGGGLEEGEDPARAVIREVREETGYKVAVDDLLGIHSRVIPAGRRITAGTGRPLHTLRIVYRARVTGGKLRHEIDGSTDRAAWFDMAHVRGLQRVKLVDIALEMAGYGA; this comes from the coding sequence ATGGATCTTCGCGTGGCGGCCTACGCCGTGATCGTCGACGCCGAAGACCGCCTCCTGCTGGCGCACTGGAACCAGAGCGGACGCAGCGGCTGGACGATGCCCGGCGGCGGACTCGAAGAAGGCGAGGACCCGGCGCGCGCCGTCATCCGCGAGGTGCGCGAAGAGACGGGCTACAAGGTGGCCGTCGACGATCTGCTCGGCATCCACTCCCGCGTGATCCCGGCCGGGCGCCGCATCACGGCGGGGACAGGGCGGCCGCTCCACACCCTGCGCATCGTGTATCGCGCACGCGTGACGGGCGGCAAGCTGCGTCACGAGATCGACGGCTCGACCGATCGTGCGGCATGGTTCGACATGGCGCACGTGCGCGGGCTGCAGAGGGTCAAGCTCGTCGACATCGCCCTCGAGATGGCGGGCTACGGAGCCTGA
- a CDS encoding aminoacyl-tRNA deacylase, translating to MPDPLDRVRTAAADRGLEVAFHERPAAKSLPEAAELLGIPPSGIVKTLVVKRADDTYLFALVPGDRVISWPKLRAVVGVNRLQMPDPDRALAATGYERGTIVPIGSSTDWPVYADEQIVGERIAMGAGAHGYSLFVDADALIASYGAVVADITEPAR from the coding sequence ATGCCTGATCCCCTCGATCGCGTCAGAACCGCCGCCGCCGACCGGGGCCTCGAGGTAGCCTTCCACGAGCGCCCCGCGGCGAAGAGCCTGCCCGAGGCCGCCGAGCTGCTCGGCATCCCGCCGTCCGGCATCGTGAAGACCCTCGTGGTCAAACGCGCCGACGACACGTACCTGTTCGCGCTCGTGCCCGGTGATCGCGTCATCTCGTGGCCGAAGCTGCGCGCCGTCGTCGGAGTCAACCGGCTGCAGATGCCCGATCCCGATCGCGCCCTCGCGGCGACCGGCTACGAGCGGGGGACGATCGTGCCGATCGGCAGCTCGACCGACTGGCCGGTCTACGCGGACGAGCAGATCGTCGGCGAGCGGATCGCGATGGGCGCCGGTGCGCACGGCTACAGCCTCTTCGTCGACGCCGACGCCCTCATCGCGTCATACGGAGCCGTGGTCGCCGACATCACCGAGCCGGCTCGCTGA
- a CDS encoding DNA helicase, producing MSLSRKRKKELDKLQKQANNLWESQQVLAGEAADLAREARRQIGNYNREQIVPSVQAGYAKYAAPYVDKSAKYSKHVLEDKIVPTAGAVVGSALSVWDAANDTRNRLSAGKGFALPEGAVYAKKADKYSKDAAKKIAAKLSVIEPAPKKKGIGAGGVIAIILGAAAAIGVLYAAWQTLRADDELWVADDPLRAPDA from the coding sequence GTGAGCCTCAGCCGCAAGCGCAAGAAGGAACTCGACAAGCTCCAGAAGCAGGCCAACAACCTGTGGGAGTCGCAGCAGGTGCTGGCCGGTGAGGCCGCAGACCTTGCTCGCGAAGCCCGTCGCCAGATCGGCAACTACAACCGTGAGCAGATCGTTCCCTCGGTGCAGGCCGGGTACGCCAAGTATGCGGCGCCGTACGTCGACAAGAGCGCCAAGTACTCCAAGCACGTCCTCGAGGACAAGATCGTCCCGACGGCGGGCGCCGTCGTCGGCAGCGCGCTGTCGGTCTGGGACGCCGCGAACGACACGCGCAACCGCCTGTCCGCCGGCAAGGGCTTCGCCCTGCCCGAGGGCGCGGTCTATGCCAAGAAGGCCGACAAGTACTCCAAGGATGCCGCCAAGAAGATCGCGGCCAAGCTGAGCGTCATCGAGCCCGCCCCGAAGAAGAAGGGCATCGGCGCCGGAGGCGTCATCGCCATCATCCTCGGCGCGGCCGCCGCGATCGGCGTGCTCTACGCGGCATGGCAGACGCTGCGCGCCGACGACGAGCTGTGGGTCGCGGACGACCCGCTGCGCGCCCCGGATGCCTGA
- the gyrA gene encoding DNA gyrase subunit A, whose protein sequence is MADEERPVPEHDHGRIDQVDLQLEMQRSYLDYAMAVIIGRALPDVRDGLKPVHRRVIYGMYDGGFRPDKSFSKCARVVGEVMGQYHPHGDTAIYDALVRLVQPWSMRYPLALGQGNFGSPGNMGAAAPRYTETKMAPLALEMVRDIEEETVDFQDNYDGQTQEPSVLPARFPNLLVNGSVGIAVGMATNIPPHNLREVSAGALWALENPDAPRDELLDALMERIPGPDFPTGAQILGTKGIREAYRTGRGSITMRAVVSIEEIQGRTCLVITELPYQVNPDNLAVKIGDLAREGKITGIADIRDETSDRTGQRLVVVLKRDAVAKVVLNNLYKHTQLQENFGANMLAIVDGVPRTLPLDAFITNWLDHQIDVIVRRTTYRLREAEKRMHILRGYLKALDALDEVIALIRRSPTVDDAREGLKELLEIDDTQADAILAMQLRRLAALERQKIIDEATELEAKIADLNDILATPARQRGIVRDELTAIVDRYGDDRRTHILHGFDGDVSMEDLIAEEEVVVTVTRDGYIKRTRSDNYRSQHRGGKGVKGAQLRADDVVEHFFVTTTHHWLLYFTTKGRVYRTKAYELPEAGRDAKGQHVANLLALQPDEEIAQVLDIRDYDVATYLVLATRGGLVKKTRLTEYDTNRQGGVIAIKLREGDEVVSAMLVDEGDDILLISRLGMSLRFEATDEALRPMGRSTEGVKGMSFRDGDSLLSASVAEDDAFVFVVTEGGYAKRTEVSQYRMQGRGGLGIKVARLNDDRGSLAGGLIVGEDDEVLVVLASGKVVRSAVAEVPAKGRDTMGVVFARAGDDDRIIAIARNGERSLADAGDDAEAPSGAPDAAPETPEESTDA, encoded by the coding sequence ATGGCTGACGAAGAACGTCCCGTCCCCGAGCACGACCACGGCCGCATCGACCAGGTCGACCTGCAGCTGGAGATGCAGCGCAGCTACCTCGATTACGCGATGGCGGTCATCATCGGCCGCGCGCTGCCGGACGTGCGCGACGGGCTCAAGCCCGTGCACCGCCGCGTCATCTACGGCATGTACGACGGCGGGTTCCGTCCCGACAAGTCGTTCTCGAAGTGCGCCCGCGTCGTCGGCGAGGTGATGGGGCAGTACCACCCGCACGGCGACACCGCGATCTACGACGCGCTCGTCCGCCTCGTGCAGCCGTGGTCGATGCGCTATCCGCTGGCCCTCGGCCAGGGCAACTTCGGCTCGCCCGGCAACATGGGCGCCGCCGCCCCCCGCTACACCGAGACGAAGATGGCTCCTCTCGCGCTCGAGATGGTGCGCGACATCGAAGAGGAGACCGTCGACTTCCAGGACAACTACGACGGTCAGACCCAGGAGCCGTCGGTCCTCCCCGCGCGCTTCCCGAACCTGCTCGTCAACGGCTCGGTTGGCATCGCCGTCGGCATGGCCACCAACATCCCCCCGCACAACCTCCGCGAGGTGTCGGCGGGTGCGCTGTGGGCGCTCGAGAACCCGGATGCGCCGCGCGACGAGCTCCTCGACGCGCTCATGGAGCGCATTCCGGGACCCGACTTCCCGACCGGGGCGCAGATCCTGGGCACCAAGGGCATCCGCGAGGCCTACCGCACCGGACGCGGGTCGATCACGATGCGCGCGGTGGTCTCGATCGAGGAGATCCAGGGCCGCACGTGCCTCGTGATCACCGAGCTGCCCTACCAGGTCAACCCCGACAATCTCGCGGTCAAGATCGGCGACCTCGCACGCGAGGGCAAGATCACCGGGATCGCCGACATCCGCGACGAGACCTCCGACCGCACCGGGCAGCGCCTCGTCGTGGTGCTCAAGCGCGACGCCGTCGCGAAGGTCGTGCTGAACAACCTGTACAAGCACACGCAGCTGCAGGAGAACTTCGGCGCGAACATGCTCGCGATCGTCGACGGCGTGCCGCGCACGCTGCCGCTCGACGCGTTCATCACGAACTGGCTCGACCACCAGATCGACGTCATCGTGCGCCGCACGACCTACCGCCTGCGCGAGGCCGAGAAGCGGATGCACATCCTGCGCGGCTACCTCAAGGCGCTCGACGCGCTCGACGAGGTCATCGCGCTCATCCGTCGTTCACCGACGGTCGACGACGCGCGCGAAGGGCTCAAAGAGCTCCTCGAGATCGACGACACGCAGGCCGATGCGATCCTCGCGATGCAGCTGCGACGCCTGGCGGCGCTCGAGCGTCAGAAGATCATCGACGAGGCCACCGAGCTCGAGGCGAAGATCGCAGACCTGAACGACATCCTCGCGACCCCTGCGCGTCAGCGCGGCATCGTGCGCGACGAGCTCACGGCGATCGTCGACCGGTACGGCGACGACCGGCGCACCCACATCCTGCACGGCTTCGACGGCGACGTGTCGATGGAGGACCTCATCGCCGAAGAAGAGGTCGTCGTCACCGTCACGCGGGACGGCTACATCAAGCGGACCCGCAGCGACAACTATCGCTCGCAGCACCGCGGCGGCAAGGGCGTCAAGGGCGCGCAGCTGCGCGCCGACGACGTCGTCGAGCACTTCTTCGTCACGACGACCCACCACTGGCTGCTCTACTTCACGACCAAGGGCCGCGTCTACCGCACGAAGGCGTACGAACTGCCCGAGGCCGGACGCGACGCCAAGGGTCAGCACGTCGCGAACCTCCTCGCGCTGCAGCCCGACGAGGAGATCGCCCAGGTCCTCGACATCCGCGACTACGACGTGGCGACCTACCTCGTCCTCGCCACCCGCGGCGGCCTGGTCAAGAAGACGCGCCTGACCGAGTACGACACCAACCGTCAGGGCGGCGTCATCGCGATCAAGCTCCGTGAGGGCGACGAGGTCGTCTCGGCGATGCTCGTCGACGAAGGCGACGACATCCTGCTGATCAGCCGGCTGGGCATGTCGCTGCGCTTCGAGGCGACCGACGAGGCGCTGCGTCCGATGGGCCGCTCGACCGAGGGCGTCAAGGGCATGTCGTTCCGAGACGGCGACAGCCTGCTGTCGGCGTCGGTCGCCGAGGACGATGCGTTCGTGTTCGTCGTGACCGAGGGCGGGTACGCCAAGCGCACCGAGGTGAGTCAGTACCGGATGCAGGGACGCGGCGGTCTGGGCATCAAGGTCGCCCGGCTCAACGACGATCGAGGCAGCCTCGCGGGGGGTCTGATCGTCGGCGAGGACGACGAGGTCCTGGTGGTTCTTGCCAGCGGCAAGGTGGTACGCTCTGCCGTGGCCGAGGTCCCCGCCAAGGGTCGAGACACCATGGGTGTCGTGTTCGCCCGTGCAGGAGACGATGATCGGATCATCGCGATCGCGCGCAACGGCGAGCGGAGCCTGGCCGACGCAGGCGACGATGCCGAGGCCCCGAGCGGTGCCCCCGACGCCGCCCCCGAGACCCCCGAAGAGAGTACTGACGCATGA
- the gyrB gene encoding DNA topoisomerase (ATP-hydrolyzing) subunit B — MTSVNPDSVPEDPEKRSAGSAPTEYGADAIQVLEGLEAVRKRPGMYIGSTGERGLHHLVYEIVDNSVDEALAGYCDAIVVTILADGGVRVVDNGRGIPVDMHRTEGKSTVEVVLTVLHAGGKFGGGGYAVSGGLHGVGSSVVNALSSRLEVEVRRQGHVWRQSYQGGGIPIAPLAQGETSSDTGTTITFWPDEGIFDTVDFDYDTLRTRFQQMAFLNKGLRIDLRDERALEVLDAVEEAAEPEVRHDSFLYERGLVDYVGYLNKVRHADAVNDEIIDFESEDTERKIAMEMAMQWTTSYTENVFTFANTINTHEGGTHEEGFRAALTALVNRYARANNLLKDKDDNLTGEDIREGLTAVISVKLSEPQFEGQTKTKLGNTEAKAFVQKVVGDQLGDWFDRNPAQAKNIIRKAIDAASARLAARKARETARRKSVFESAAMPDKLKDCTSKDPSISEIFLVEGDSAGGSAVQGRDPHTQAILALRGKILNVERARLDKALSNKEVQAMIQAFGTGIGEDFDIAKARYHKIVLMADADVDGQHITTLLLTLLFRYMRGLIEAGFVYLAQPPLYRLKWSNAPHEYVFSDRERDALLADGTANGKRLPKDSGVQRYKGLGEMNAKELWETTMDVTTRTLKQVTIDDAAAADEIFSVLMGEDVESRRGFIQRNAKDVRFLDI, encoded by the coding sequence ATGACGTCCGTGAACCCCGACAGCGTTCCCGAGGACCCCGAAAAGCGATCCGCCGGAAGCGCACCCACCGAATACGGGGCAGACGCCATCCAGGTGCTCGAGGGCCTCGAGGCGGTCCGCAAGCGTCCCGGCATGTACATCGGCTCGACTGGCGAGCGGGGCCTTCACCACCTCGTGTACGAGATCGTCGACAACTCGGTCGACGAGGCGCTGGCGGGCTACTGCGACGCCATCGTGGTGACGATCCTCGCGGACGGCGGCGTGCGCGTGGTCGACAACGGCCGCGGGATCCCGGTCGACATGCACCGCACCGAGGGCAAGTCGACCGTCGAGGTCGTGCTGACCGTGCTGCACGCCGGCGGCAAGTTCGGCGGCGGCGGCTACGCCGTCTCGGGCGGTCTGCACGGCGTCGGATCATCGGTCGTCAATGCGCTCTCGTCGCGCCTCGAGGTCGAGGTCCGCCGCCAGGGTCACGTGTGGCGTCAGTCCTATCAGGGCGGCGGGATTCCGATCGCGCCGCTCGCGCAGGGCGAGACCAGCTCCGACACCGGAACGACGATCACCTTCTGGCCGGACGAGGGGATCTTCGACACCGTCGACTTCGACTACGACACCCTCCGCACGCGCTTCCAGCAGATGGCGTTCCTCAACAAGGGGCTGCGCATCGATCTGCGCGACGAGCGTGCCCTCGAGGTCCTCGACGCCGTCGAAGAGGCCGCCGAGCCCGAGGTCCGGCACGACAGCTTCCTGTACGAGCGGGGCCTGGTCGACTACGTCGGGTACCTCAACAAGGTGCGCCACGCGGATGCCGTCAACGACGAGATCATCGACTTCGAGTCCGAGGACACCGAGCGCAAGATCGCCATGGAGATGGCGATGCAGTGGACGACCTCGTACACCGAGAACGTCTTCACCTTCGCCAACACGATCAACACGCACGAGGGCGGCACGCACGAGGAGGGCTTCCGCGCCGCGCTCACGGCGCTCGTGAACCGCTACGCCCGCGCCAACAACCTGCTCAAGGACAAGGACGACAACCTCACCGGCGAGGACATCCGCGAGGGGCTCACCGCCGTCATCTCGGTGAAGCTGTCCGAGCCGCAGTTCGAGGGTCAGACCAAGACGAAGCTCGGAAACACCGAGGCCAAGGCGTTCGTGCAGAAGGTGGTCGGCGACCAGCTCGGCGACTGGTTCGACCGCAATCCCGCCCAGGCGAAGAACATCATCCGCAAGGCGATCGATGCGGCCTCGGCTCGTCTCGCCGCGCGCAAGGCGCGCGAGACCGCGCGACGCAAGAGCGTGTTCGAGTCGGCCGCGATGCCCGACAAGCTCAAGGACTGCACGAGCAAGGACCCCTCGATCAGCGAGATCTTCCTCGTCGAGGGCGACTCCGCCGGCGGTTCGGCCGTGCAGGGGCGCGATCCGCACACGCAGGCGATCCTGGCGCTGCGCGGCAAGATCCTCAACGTCGAGCGCGCGCGCCTGGACAAGGCGCTGTCGAACAAGGAAGTCCAGGCGATGATCCAGGCCTTCGGCACGGGGATCGGCGAGGACTTCGACATCGCGAAGGCCCGCTATCACAAGATCGTGCTGATGGCGGATGCCGACGTCGACGGCCAGCACATCACGACGCTGCTGCTGACGCTGCTGTTCCGCTACATGCGCGGGCTCATCGAGGCCGGCTTCGTGTACCTCGCACAGCCGCCCCTGTACCGCCTGAAGTGGTCGAACGCCCCGCACGAGTACGTCTTCAGCGATCGTGAGCGCGACGCGCTGCTCGCCGACGGCACCGCGAACGGCAAGCGCCTGCCCAAGGACTCCGGCGTGCAGCGCTACAAGGGTCTCGGCGAGATGAACGCCAAGGAGCTGTGGGAGACGACCATGGACGTCACCACGCGCACCCTCAAGCAGGTGACCATCGACGATGCCGCGGCGGCCGACGAGATCTTCTCGGTCCTCATGGGCGAAGACGTCGAGTCGCGGCGCGGCTTCATCCAGCGCAACGCGAAGGACGTGCGCTTCCTCGACATCTGA
- a CDS encoding DUF721 domain-containing protein: MTDDERDAESSADAGTVPETIATYLRLRGLEPSPRAYRRRRRRRGADDDENQPFTGGRDPHGLGDVISNLTRESGWDPQLAREDVVRAWDEVAGEDTARRTRPVAFHDGVLTVQADSTAWAKQLQLMRAHILTEIMRRFPEAGVETIRFIGPDVPSWKWGPRAIPGRGPRDTYG; encoded by the coding sequence ATGACTGACGACGAGCGGGATGCCGAGTCCTCCGCGGACGCCGGAACGGTCCCCGAGACGATCGCGACGTACCTGCGGCTGCGGGGACTCGAGCCGTCTCCCCGCGCCTACCGTCGCCGTCGCCGCCGGCGCGGCGCCGACGACGACGAGAATCAGCCCTTCACCGGCGGCCGCGATCCGCACGGGCTCGGCGATGTCATCTCGAACCTCACCCGGGAGTCCGGCTGGGACCCGCAGCTGGCCCGCGAGGACGTCGTGCGCGCGTGGGACGAGGTGGCCGGCGAGGACACCGCGCGGCGCACGCGACCGGTCGCGTTCCACGACGGCGTCCTGACCGTCCAGGCCGACTCCACGGCGTGGGCGAAGCAGCTCCAGCTGATGCGCGCGCACATCCTCACGGAGATCATGCGGCGCTTCCCGGAGGCGGGCGTCGAGACGATACGTTTCATCGGACCGGACGTCCCCTCCTGGAAATGGGGTCCCAGAGCCATTCCAGGCCGCGGCCCGCGCGATACCTACGGTTGA
- a CDS encoding DUF3566 domain-containing protein has product MSTVADKLAKKSSARTNAKQVRLRLVYIDFWSAVKLSFLAAIAIAIVTVVSIVMVFLVIQTTGLIDQADEFIGSLTDGILVSDFISFPQVVAFSAIMAILNLIVVTVLGAVVAGIYNLAVKVTGGLLVGFTSN; this is encoded by the coding sequence ATGAGCACGGTAGCCGACAAGCTCGCGAAGAAGTCCAGTGCGCGCACGAACGCGAAGCAGGTTCGCCTGCGACTGGTCTACATCGACTTCTGGTCCGCCGTGAAGCTGTCCTTCCTCGCGGCGATCGCCATCGCCATCGTCACGGTCGTCTCGATCGTCATGGTGTTCCTCGTCATCCAGACGACCGGCCTCATCGATCAGGCGGACGAGTTCATCGGAAGCCTCACCGACGGCATCCTGGTCTCGGACTTCATCAGCTTCCCGCAGGTCGTGGCGTTCTCGGCGATCATGGCGATCCTCAACCTCATCGTCGTCACCGTCCTCGGTGCCGTCGTCGCCGGGATCTACAACCTCGCGGTCAAGGTGACCGGCGGTCTGCTGGTCGGATTCACGTCCAACTGA
- the dnaN gene encoding DNA polymerase III subunit beta: protein MKFHVNRDVFSEAVSFVVKLLPQRNPQPILAGVLIQATDEGLSLAAFDYEASARTTIDATVDDPGTILVHGRLLSEIASRLPNAPIQIEVDEDGGILLTCGSARFTLASMPVQEYPAIPEVTGESGLVPAEDFATAIAQVAFAASRDDVTPVLTGVQLEVTGTSLSLVATDRYRVALREIPWDGGDGAGEATTALVPARTLTEVGKTFAHSGDISISFSGSGDREIIAFTAGNKTVTSLLIKGNFPPVRRLFPEQTDHHAVVGTADLIEAVRRVALVLDRSAPLRFTFALDSVSMDASGSEQARATESVEAHLTGEDVTLGLNPQYLLESLGAVRSEFVRITFTSSDNANKLSPVLITPQTSADTAGEQSFKYLLQPNLLLR, encoded by the coding sequence GTGAAGTTCCACGTCAACCGCGATGTGTTCAGCGAAGCAGTGTCGTTCGTCGTCAAGCTTCTGCCCCAGCGGAACCCGCAGCCCATCCTGGCGGGCGTGCTCATCCAGGCGACGGACGAAGGTCTGTCGCTCGCAGCGTTCGACTACGAGGCGTCGGCACGCACCACGATCGACGCCACGGTCGACGATCCGGGCACGATCCTCGTGCACGGACGCCTGCTGTCCGAGATCGCCAGCCGCCTGCCCAACGCCCCCATCCAGATCGAGGTCGATGAGGACGGCGGCATCCTGCTCACGTGCGGGTCGGCCCGCTTCACGCTGGCGTCGATGCCGGTGCAGGAGTACCCGGCCATCCCCGAGGTGACCGGCGAGTCCGGCCTCGTGCCGGCGGAGGACTTCGCGACGGCGATCGCCCAGGTCGCGTTCGCCGCCTCGCGCGACGACGTCACCCCGGTCCTGACGGGTGTGCAGCTCGAGGTGACCGGCACGAGCCTCAGCCTGGTGGCCACCGACCGCTACCGTGTCGCGCTGCGCGAGATCCCGTGGGACGGCGGCGACGGGGCCGGCGAGGCGACGACGGCGCTCGTCCCCGCGCGCACGCTCACCGAGGTCGGCAAGACGTTCGCCCATTCGGGGGACATCTCGATCTCGTTCTCGGGATCCGGCGACCGCGAGATCATCGCGTTCACCGCGGGCAACAAGACCGTGACGTCGCTGCTGATCAAGGGCAACTTCCCGCCCGTCCGCCGGCTGTTCCCCGAGCAGACGGATCACCACGCGGTCGTGGGCACCGCCGACCTCATCGAGGCCGTCCGCCGCGTTGCGCTCGTCCTCGACCGATCGGCGCCGCTGCGGTTCACCTTCGCGCTGGACAGCGTGTCGATGGACGCGTCGGGCTCGGAGCAGGCGCGCGCGACGGAATCCGTCGAGGCGCACCTCACCGGCGAAGACGTCACCCTCGGCCTCAATCCGCAGTACCTGCTCGAGTCGCTCGGCGCCGTCCGCAGCGAGTTCGTCCGGATCACGTTCACCTCGAGCGACAACGCGAACAAGCTCAGCCCGGTGCTCATCACGCCGCAGACCTCGGCCGACACCGCCGGCGAGCAGTCGTTCAAGTACCTGCTGCAGCCCAACCTGCTGCTGCGCTGA